In Montipora capricornis isolate CH-2021 chromosome 4, ASM3666992v2, whole genome shotgun sequence, a single genomic region encodes these proteins:
- the LOC138044778 gene encoding uncharacterized protein — protein sequence MSGVEPFQFEPTYPPGEEPIQSDDDEGEDSPEACTSSMRTRNTKWCICRECISMPTADECYCCQELEELNQKFDESGVTCITSHNKFRIVCLDTDVLQTALVAIHHARLNPIPDTIGNKTWRLAAYRQFTWWVHGVLGKKRRRVIPACVVETIRKECIHRI from the exons atgagCGGAGTGGAGCCTTTTCAGTTCGAGCCAACGTATCCCCCAGGGGAAGAACCCATTCAATCAGATGATGATGAAGGTGAGGATTCCCCAGAAGCGTGCACATCAAGCATGAGAACCAGGAACACCAAATGGTGCATTTGCAGGGAGTGCATTTCGATGCCGACAGCCGACGAATGCTATTGCTGCCAAGAGCTCGAGGAGTTAAATCAAAAGTTTGACGAGTCAG GTGTCACATGTATTACAAGTCACAACAAATTTAGGATCGTGTGCCTTGACACTGACGTATTGCAGACCGCACTTGTTGCCATTCACCATGCTCGCCTTAATCCAATTCCAGACACTATAGGAAACAA gacATGGCGCTTAGCAGCATACAGGCAGTTTACCTGGTGGGTTCATGGTGTGCTTGGCAAAAAGAGACGAAGGGTCATTCCAGCATGCGTCGTCGAAACAATAAGGAAAGAATGCATACACAGGATTTAG
- the LOC138044780 gene encoding uncharacterized protein has product MRLGTQFEESDIPEEKGTIAEEAVGTLSPEVSPQKEGTYLPSTSGKMSDDSNLESDHEDEKPKVLNPQDDTKFIVFKQELFKLFKRCPECGAPVIRTDQSTQGTQLFVTLICSNNHTFSWQSQPMLERMAAGNLLLSSSILLSGSTYTRVASLADILNLKFLSENTFYTIQKKYLFPVINECWKREQNSIFSGLAGQDLWLSGDGRCDSPGHNAKYGTYTMIDQQTDKIVDFQIVQVTEVNNSNAMEREGFKRCMDNIKTKGGNIKVMATDRHVGIRADLKRNYSEVDHQFDVWHLSKSITKKLMEKAKKKDCSDLSAWIKSISNHLWWCAETCEGDNDLLREKWLSIVHHTANIHSWNSADLYHQCAHPPIPRNVARTKRWLRPGSPAHEALKEVVFDKTLVKDIQQLTLCCHTGSLEVYHSVQTKYVPKPQHFSYEGMVARTQLSALDHNANTGSNMPLHQKVPTKENSSTRWSFQNIPRSGWQNQF; this is encoded by the coding sequence ATGCGTCTGGGCACTCAATTTGAGGAAAGTGACATTCCTGAAGAGAAAGGTACCATTGCTGAAGAAGCTGTTGGCACTCTCTCACCTGAAGTGTCTCCACAAAAGGAGGGTACTTACCTCCCGTCAACATCTGGTAAAATGTCAGATGACTCCAACTTAGAATCAGACCATGAAGATGAAAAACCAAAAGTTTTAAATCCACAGGATGATACTAAGTTTATTGTCTTTAAGCAGGAATTGTTTAAGCTTTTCAAGCGATGCCCTGAGTGCGGTGCCCCAGTTATTCGGACAGACCAGTCTACACAAGGAACTCAATTATTTGTGACCCTCATATGCAGTAATAATCATACCTTTTCCTGGCAAAGCCAGCCCATGCTTGAACGAATGGCAGCTGGAAACTTACTGCTGTCATCCTCTATTTTGCTTAGTGGTTCTACTTACACTAGAGTAGCTTCTCTGGCAGACATCCTCAATTTGAAGTTTCTTAGTGAGAATACCTTTTATACTATTCAAAAGAAATACTTATTTCCTGTAATTAATGAATGTTGGAAGAGGGAGCAAAATTCTATATTTTCTGGACTAGCAGGCCAAGATTTGTGGCTTTCAGGGGACGGGCGCTGTGACAGTCCTGGTCATAATGCAAAATATGGCACATATACGATGATTGATCAGCAAACTGACAAGATTGTTGACTTTCAGATTGTTCAAGTAACTGAAGTGAACAACAGCAATGCAATGGAAAGGGAGGGATTTAAACGCTGCATGGATAATATAAAAACAAAGGGGGGCAACATTAAGGTTATGGCCACTGATCGCCATGTTGGTATCAGAGCTGACCTAAAGAGAAATTACTCTGAGGTTGATCACCAATTTGATGTTTGGCACTTGTCCAAAAGTATAACTAAAAAACTTATGGAGAAAGCCAAAAAGAAGGACTGTAGTGACCTGTCTGCATGGATTAAGTCAATATCAAATCATCTTTGGTGGTGTGCAGAAACATGTGAGGGAGACAATGACTTGTTGCGGGAGAAGTGGTTATCCATAGTCCATCACACTGCTAACATCCACTCTTGGAATTCTGCAGACTTGTATCACCAATGTGCTCACCCACCTATCCCTCGAAATGTTGCTAGAACTAAGAGGTGGCTACGGCCTGGCTCCCCAGCTCATGAAGCACTCAAGGAGGTTGTTTTTGATAAAACCCTTGTGAAAGACATCCAGCAGTTGACCTTGTGCTGTCATACTGGAAGTTTGGAAGTGTACCACAGTGTCCAAACCAAATATGTCCCTAAACCTCAGCACTTCTCCTATGAGGGTATGGTCGCACGTACCCAGCTGTCTGCCCTAGACCACAATGCCAACACAGGAAGCAACATGCCACTGCATCAAAAGGTGCCAACCAAGGAGAACTCCAGTACAAGGTGGTCTTTCCAAAACATACCAAGGAGTGGGTGGCAAAACCAATTTTAG